A genomic region of Bernardetia sp. ABR2-2B contains the following coding sequences:
- a CDS encoding type IX secretion system membrane protein PorP/SprF — protein MKKYFSSSLCSSFFNLTFFCAIFFISNTILAQQDAQFSQYMFNSLYFNPATAGSDASYTTMGVFHRSQWINYSPTFDDGGAPSSQVGFVSMPLNSINSGVGLHFANDRIGPLSSTEVQISYAYHFNLKNKDRISFGLRGGMYNQRIDFSQYRPNQENDPNIPSTGVENQFQPDLAVGLYYQSVKGYYVGVSTNHLLQSTFDYSTGINITSLQPHVYLMGGSSFDISPSLMLQPSAILKFTSGALSYEGSVLLNYNETYFGGLSARASNALDAGIFILGVNMLENKDLRITYSLDLVTSGRDAKQPTSHEISIGYRLPSPKPKVLPTIRTPRFRF, from the coding sequence ATGAAAAAATATTTTTCTTCTAGTCTTTGTAGCTCATTTTTTAATCTGACTTTCTTTTGTGCTATATTCTTTATTAGTAATACTATTTTGGCTCAACAAGATGCTCAGTTTAGTCAATACATGTTTAACTCTCTTTACTTCAATCCAGCAACAGCAGGAAGTGATGCTAGTTATACAACGATGGGAGTTTTTCATAGAAGTCAATGGATAAATTATTCTCCTACCTTCGATGATGGTGGTGCGCCTAGCTCACAAGTTGGCTTTGTCAGTATGCCTCTCAACAGTATTAATAGTGGTGTAGGACTTCATTTCGCTAATGATAGAATTGGTCCTTTGAGTAGCACGGAAGTACAAATTTCTTATGCCTATCATTTCAATCTAAAAAATAAAGACCGTATTTCTTTTGGATTACGTGGGGGAATGTACAATCAAAGAATTGATTTTAGTCAGTATCGCCCGAATCAAGAAAACGATCCAAATATTCCAAGTACAGGAGTAGAAAATCAATTTCAACCCGATTTGGCAGTAGGTTTATATTATCAATCTGTCAAAGGTTATTATGTTGGAGTAAGTACAAATCATTTGTTACAATCAACATTTGATTACAGTACAGGAATTAATATAACTTCTCTACAACCTCATGTTTATTTGATGGGTGGAAGCAGTTTTGATATTTCACCATCTCTTATGCTACAACCTTCAGCAATTTTGAAATTTACTTCAGGTGCATTGTCGTATGAAGGAAGTGTTTTGTTGAATTATAACGAAACCTACTTTGGAGGTCTTTCAGCTAGAGCTTCTAATGCCCTTGATGCAGGAATTTTTATTTTAGGTGTAAATATGTTGGAAAACAAAGACCTTAGAATTACTTATTCATTAGATTTGGTAACAAGTGGTAGAGATGCAAAACAACCTACTTCGCACGAA
- a CDS encoding PspC domain-containing protein — MKLIKSTYDSVLAGVCGGIAEAFGWDSNLIRIAFVLFTFFGVGSPILIYLILAVVMPKEF; from the coding sequence ATGAAACTTATAAAATCTACTTATGATTCAGTTTTGGCAGGTGTTTGTGGAGGGATTGCAGAAGCTTTTGGCTGGGATAGCAATTTAATTCGTATAGCATTTGTTCTTTTTACATTTTTTGGAGTAGGTTCGCCCATCCTTATTTATCTTATCTTAGCAGTAGTAATGCCTAAAGAGTTCTAA
- a CDS encoding SpoIIE family protein phosphatase: MNQIFTTSSQSNKKFRGIKNKLQLYFSIYLLLTALIIGAIFMFYEKRERIEYITDLLTELHIDIQTLSGIEKDFFTYETINTTFFKTGESEYLDSRKQKLYTIQHSLIALKNRKELRNEDIDKKLFKLNQAVGEYEVLFERLVLITQRKGYKDFGKIGQMRKFIHEIENSNLPFGKEKLLMIRRHEKDFMIRKEEEYIDKLSLAVQELRADIRETVKDKKYQNEMLDLLRKYQYAFLDMVDYEKQIGLNVHEGMRYQTQQKAYQIADIIGQINKEGKRQAQEITYRIKYTLGAVIVLCFILGMIVSYLISKKLSFPVQQLSDSIHKVIKNDFSEEFKINPIITSDEIGWLSKDFGLMLDKIQSSLNETQEKTQEIERSQLQIMDSIRYARQIQDAVLPTEVELNEYFLDSFVIYRPQKVVSGDFYWVYRKKRKTFVAVVDCTGHGVPGAFMSMIGQTLLNKIVGQSKIYDPAMILEVLHLEIQHALKQNEGKNDDGMEVAICAIENTDLGKKVTFAGAHRPLYYVQDGEFLKIKGNNRSIGGKQKQENHQFITHTIHLQTNDTLYLTTDGFADQNNSDRVKYGTQKLTQFLEQIKEHPFATQKLELTKEFETFKDKETQRDDMTILGLRV, translated from the coding sequence ATGAATCAAATTTTTACTACTTCTAGTCAGTCTAATAAGAAATTTAGAGGAATCAAAAACAAGTTACAACTCTATTTCAGTATTTATTTGCTACTGACGGCACTTATCATTGGTGCTATTTTTATGTTTTATGAAAAACGTGAACGCATAGAATATATTACCGACTTACTTACAGAACTTCATATTGATATTCAGACTCTTAGTGGGATAGAAAAAGATTTTTTTACGTATGAAACCATCAATACTACTTTTTTTAAAACAGGAGAAAGTGAATATTTGGATAGTAGGAAACAAAAATTATATACTATCCAACATAGCTTAATAGCTTTAAAAAATAGAAAGGAGTTACGAAATGAAGATATTGATAAAAAGCTATTCAAATTAAACCAAGCAGTGGGAGAATATGAAGTTCTTTTTGAGCGATTAGTTTTGATTACGCAACGAAAAGGATACAAAGACTTTGGTAAAATAGGACAGATGCGTAAGTTTATTCATGAAATAGAAAATTCTAATTTACCTTTCGGAAAAGAAAAGCTATTGATGATTAGAAGACATGAAAAAGATTTTATGATTCGTAAAGAAGAAGAGTATATCGATAAACTTTCTCTTGCTGTGCAAGAACTTCGTGCAGATATTAGAGAAACAGTAAAAGATAAAAAATACCAAAATGAAATGTTAGACTTACTTCGAAAGTATCAATATGCTTTTTTGGACATGGTAGATTATGAAAAACAAATTGGACTAAATGTTCATGAAGGAATGCGTTATCAAACGCAACAAAAAGCCTATCAAATTGCTGATATTATTGGTCAGATAAATAAAGAAGGCAAACGCCAAGCACAAGAAATTACATATAGAATAAAATATACGCTAGGAGCAGTCATAGTTTTATGTTTTATTTTGGGAATGATAGTAAGTTATCTGATTAGTAAAAAACTTAGTTTTCCTGTTCAGCAGCTTTCAGATTCTATTCATAAAGTAATAAAAAATGATTTTTCAGAAGAGTTTAAAATAAACCCTATTATTACAAGTGATGAAATAGGTTGGCTTTCAAAAGATTTTGGTCTGATGCTAGACAAAATACAAAGTAGTTTGAATGAAACACAAGAAAAAACACAGGAAATTGAACGTTCACAATTACAAATAATGGATTCTATTCGTTATGCTCGTCAAATTCAGGATGCTGTTTTACCTACTGAAGTCGAACTAAATGAGTATTTTTTGGATAGCTTTGTTATTTACAGACCTCAAAAGGTAGTTTCAGGAGATTTTTACTGGGTATATCGTAAAAAAAGAAAGACATTTGTTGCTGTGGTAGATTGTACAGGACATGGCGTACCGGGGGCATTTATGTCTATGATTGGACAAACACTTCTCAATAAAATTGTGGGACAAAGCAAAATCTATGACCCTGCTATGATTTTAGAGGTCTTGCATTTGGAAATTCAACATGCCTTAAAGCAAAATGAAGGTAAAAATGACGATGGAATGGAGGTCGCTATTTGTGCTATTGAAAATACAGATTTGGGAAAAAAAGTAACTTTTGCAGGAGCGCATCGCCCTCTTTATTACGTACAAGATGGAGAATTTTTGAAAATAAAAGGTAATAATAGAAGCATAGGAGGAAAGCAAAAGCAAGAAAATCATCAGTTTATAACACATACTATTCATCTACAAACGAATGATACACTCTACTTGACAACAGACGGATTTGCAGACCAAAATAATTCAGACAGAGTAAAATACGGAACCCAAAAACTGACACAGTTTTTAGAACAAATAAAAGAACATCCATTTGCAACCCAAAAATTAGAACTTACGAAAGAATTTGAAACCTTCAAAGATAAAGAAACTCAGCGAGATGATATGACTATTTTAGGGCTAAGAGTATAA
- a CDS encoding STAS domain-containing protein, with protein MQFTLNKQEKYTVFKLQEEKLDSSVAPKLKTEFFTLYQSGMVNLIFDMSDIKYVDSSGLSSILVAKRLSEQINGYLALAAVSDHVMKLMTISKLDSVLNIVPTVEESVDAVFMAELERDIKADEKKN; from the coding sequence ATGCAATTTACACTCAACAAACAAGAAAAATATACTGTATTCAAGCTGCAAGAAGAAAAACTAGACTCTTCAGTTGCACCAAAACTCAAGACTGAATTTTTTACTTTATACCAGTCTGGAATGGTCAATCTTATTTTTGATATGAGCGACATCAAGTATGTAGATTCCTCAGGACTTAGTTCTATTTTGGTAGCTAAACGTCTTTCAGAACAAATCAATGGTTATTTGGCTCTTGCTGCTGTCAGCGACCATGTAATGAAACTCATGACAATCTCAAAACTAGATAGCGTTCTTAATATCGTTCCGACGGTAGAAGAATCTGTAGATGCTGTTTTTATGGCAGAATTAGAACGTGATATTAAAGCAGATGAGAAGAAGAATTAA
- the rpsT gene encoding 30S ribosomal protein S20, producing MANHKSALKRIRSNEAKRLRNRYQLKTTRTFMKRLKATTDAAEAKELLPKVISMVDKLAKNNIIHDRNAANKKSKLMKYVNNLSA from the coding sequence ATGGCAAATCATAAATCAGCCCTCAAGCGTATTCGTTCGAATGAAGCTAAACGTCTTCGTAACCGTTACCAATTAAAAACGACTCGTACTTTTATGAAGCGTTTGAAAGCAACTACTGATGCAGCAGAAGCAAAAGAATTACTTCCTAAAGTAATCTCTATGGTAGATAAGTTAGCAAAAAATAATATCATCCATGATAGAAATGCAGCTAATAAAAAATCTAAATTGATGAAATATGTAAACAATCTTTCTGCATAA
- the dxs gene encoding 1-deoxy-D-xylulose-5-phosphate synthase: MSIKNLNLTELEKKCQELRRFIIEHVAEHGGHLGATLGVIELTVALHKAFTFLGTEQSDKLIWDVGHQAYAHKILTDRKKNFHTIRKLNGLSGFPSIKESKFDDFGTGHSSTSISAILGMAVAASFSDEEKIKSRWHIAVIGDGAFTAGLPFEALNNLQNNSENGIKPNILIILNDNGMSIDENVGTLKNHFQQLSKQKWKKNTSEKELESDFTIPSVFEFFGGYFHGSVDGHNLETLLDFFEELKQNTKQNLYQNNVHFLHIKTIKGKGIIENSDIALESKYNSWHAPAKFEAKTGELIPAAPQKNKKQFLKFQEIFGKTLIQLVKKNDKIVAITPAMASGSSLLEMQQLFPQRVFDVGIAEQHAVTFSAGLATQKLLPFCIIYSTFLQRSYDQIIHDVCVQELKVIFCIDRAGLVGNDGATHQGVYDIAYLRPIPNLILAAPMNEIEFQNMLFSTQLEKNKTSFAIRYPRGEGFILEKKNDLEYNFEEIKIGKARTIKEATKETQLVILSYGIVGNFAKEAIELVEKEDNYKGKVAHYDMRFCKPLDSETLHQILSFENIKSIITIEDGSKIGGFGSAVLEFLSENGYLKYIDTIETLGVPDQVIPHATQQEQYDFCKINTKSISQAIEKIIW, translated from the coding sequence ATGTCTATCAAAAATCTCAATCTTACCGAATTAGAAAAAAAATGCCAAGAATTGCGTCGTTTTATCATCGAACACGTAGCCGAGCATGGTGGACATTTGGGCGCAACTTTGGGAGTTATTGAACTAACTGTTGCACTTCACAAAGCCTTTACTTTCTTGGGAACAGAGCAGTCTGATAAACTTATTTGGGATGTGGGGCATCAGGCCTACGCACACAAAATTTTGACAGACAGAAAAAAGAATTTTCATACGATAAGAAAACTAAACGGACTTTCAGGTTTTCCATCTATCAAAGAAAGTAAATTTGATGACTTCGGAACAGGACATTCTTCTACTTCTATTTCTGCTATTTTGGGAATGGCTGTGGCTGCTAGTTTTTCAGATGAAGAAAAAATCAAAAGTCGTTGGCATATTGCTGTTATCGGAGACGGTGCTTTTACGGCTGGTTTGCCTTTTGAAGCCTTAAATAATTTACAGAATAATTCAGAAAATGGAATAAAACCCAATATTCTCATCATTTTGAACGACAATGGAATGTCTATCGATGAAAATGTAGGAACACTTAAAAACCACTTTCAGCAGCTTTCGAAACAAAAATGGAAAAAAAATACATCAGAAAAAGAACTAGAAAGTGATTTTACAATTCCTTCAGTTTTTGAATTTTTTGGTGGATATTTTCACGGTTCTGTTGATGGGCATAATTTGGAAACATTGCTTGATTTTTTTGAGGAATTAAAGCAAAATACAAAGCAGAATTTATATCAAAATAATGTTCACTTTCTGCATATAAAAACAATCAAAGGAAAGGGAATCATTGAAAACTCAGATATAGCATTAGAATCAAAATATAATTCGTGGCACGCACCAGCCAAATTTGAAGCTAAAACAGGGGAGCTTATACCAGCAGCACCTCAAAAAAACAAAAAGCAATTTCTCAAATTTCAAGAAATTTTTGGTAAAACATTGATTCAATTAGTAAAGAAAAATGACAAAATTGTTGCTATTACTCCTGCTATGGCTTCTGGAAGTTCGCTTTTAGAAATGCAGCAATTATTTCCTCAAAGAGTTTTTGATGTAGGAATTGCAGAGCAACATGCTGTTACGTTTTCAGCAGGTTTGGCTACTCAAAAATTACTTCCTTTTTGTATAATTTATTCTACTTTTTTGCAGCGAAGTTACGACCAAATTATCCACGATGTTTGTGTACAAGAACTCAAAGTAATTTTTTGTATTGACCGTGCAGGGCTTGTAGGAAATGACGGCGCAACCCATCAAGGCGTTTATGATATTGCTTATCTTCGTCCGATTCCAAATCTTATTTTGGCTGCTCCGATGAACGAGATAGAGTTTCAGAATATGCTTTTTTCGACACAATTAGAAAAAAACAAAACCTCTTTTGCCATTCGTTATCCTCGTGGAGAAGGTTTTATCTTGGAGAAAAAAAACGATTTAGAATATAATTTTGAAGAAATAAAAATAGGTAAAGCAAGAACAATAAAAGAGGCAACTAAAGAAACTCAACTCGTAATTTTATCTTATGGAATTGTGGGGAATTTTGCCAAAGAAGCCATAGAATTAGTAGAAAAAGAAGATAATTATAAAGGTAAAGTAGCTCACTATGATATGCGTTTTTGTAAGCCTTTAGATTCAGAAACTCTACATCAAATCTTGAGTTTTGAGAATATAAAAAGTATCATCACGATAGAAGATGGAAGTAAAATTGGAGGTTTTGGAAGTGCTGTCTTAGAGTTTTTGAGTGAGAATGGTTATCTAAAATATATTGATACAATAGAGACTTTGGGTGTGCCAGACCAAGTAATCCCCCACGCTACACAGCAAGAACAATATGATTTCTGTAAAATTAATACAAAAAGTATTTCTCAAGCCATAGAAAAGATTATTTGGTAG
- a CDS encoding PAS domain S-box protein → MTTEKKLENCQNQLQSLVDALDRSAIISIADKKGLITKVNEAFCEVSKYKEEELLGKDHKIVNSGHHPKEFWKEMWRDISRGKTWRAEVKNKAKDGSYYWVDTVINPMFDDNKKITSYLSIRYLITEKKEQELEVKQQHEELKTIQEKMDNSNQQVFAITEALDRSAIISIADKKGLITKVNEEFCNVSKYKEEELLGKDHKIVNSGHHPKEFWKEMWRDISRGKMWRAEVKNKAKDGSYYWVDTVINPMLGSDGKIESYLSIRYLITDRKEKEFEVQQQHEELQATEEELRQNLEELQAIQEQMEQSNQQVFAITEALDRSAIISIADKKGLITKVNEAFCEVSKYKEEELLGKDHKIVNSGYHPKEFWKEMWRDISRGKMWRAEVKNKAKDGSYYWVDTVINPMLGSDGKIESYLSIRYLITDRKEKELEAQQQQEELQATEEELRQNLEELNATQEQLQETFLLNKAQLDAISTSFGYVEFDLNKKIVKVNPILAKWTEFSEDELIGLSHKGLLPKDEETESYFKELWSKLEKGETVSGVFRRKTKSDKDLWIFGAYCPVTNDKGEVIRVIKIASNYNEQKKAEIEIQSQQEELQATEEELRQNLEELNATQEQLQETFLLNKAQLDAISTSFGYVEFDLNKKIVKVNPILAKWTEFSEDELIGLSHKELLPQDEATESYFKDLWKQLKNGETVSGVFRRKTKSDKDLWIFGAYCPVTNDKGEVIRVIKIASNYNEQKKAEIEIQSQQEELRATEEELRQNLEELSATQEELQNQKEKIEEEGVYRKAILENAPMMLISTDTKGIITSFNSLAEELLEYDAEKVVGKVSPAIFHDKHEVAVYAKELSEELEEEIPLGFEVFTAKADRGLTTAKEWTYISKNGKTFPVELHLSAIKNDKTGETIGYLGMAQDITERKEAEKELDKLSVVARETSNAIVITDGEGYTTWVNEGFTRTTGYTLPEIIGKKPGRLLQGKGTNYDHVVAIREGLQSKKPFTQEILNYDKQGKQYWLELNITPVIDDITGKVTQFIGIETDVTKRKKDEEALKRLSVVASETSNAVVITDAEGYITWVNEGFLRVTEYSLSEVIGKKPGKLLQGRDTDREHVLAIREGLKSKKPFTQEILNYTKYGKAYWLELNITPVFDEKTGEVIQFVGIENDITDRKTAENLILEKNSALQASEEELRQNLEELQTTQEELQRQKIEVERTLRELKSTQSQLIHSEKMATLGQLVANIAHEINTPLGAIRSSAGGIEQTLTETLPVLPEFLSALPKDELKIFNKAVKFSAESNVALSSREQRALKYDLIETLGSHKNIEYPNRFADLLVDSGIYKDSPMVKNILKTKNPYSLLQTIHHISSIIRSNQTIQMATERASKIIFALKNFSHQDQNGVKTKMDVNKSVENTLILYHNQIKHGIDVQKDLNDLPEIMGYPDELVQVWTNLIHNAIQAMKNEGTLTLKSEKKGTNILVTIGDTGTGIPKDAQGRVFDAFFTTKKAGEGSGLGLDIVKKIVEKHNGKIWFESKEGKGTTFFVEIPL, encoded by the coding sequence ATGACTACCGAAAAAAAACTAGAAAACTGCCAAAATCAGCTCCAATCTTTAGTTGATGCCCTTGATCGTAGTGCTATTATTTCCATTGCTGATAAAAAAGGTCTCATAACAAAGGTAAACGAAGCCTTTTGTGAAGTTTCAAAGTATAAAGAAGAAGAATTATTAGGAAAAGATCATAAAATTGTAAACTCTGGACACCACCCAAAAGAGTTTTGGAAAGAGATGTGGAGAGATATTTCCAGAGGTAAAACTTGGCGTGCCGAAGTAAAAAATAAAGCCAAAGATGGTTCGTATTATTGGGTAGATACAGTTATCAATCCGATGTTTGATGATAATAAAAAAATCACAAGTTATTTATCTATTCGTTATTTAATCACAGAAAAAAAGGAACAAGAACTTGAAGTCAAGCAACAGCATGAAGAACTAAAGACCATCCAAGAGAAAATGGATAATAGCAATCAACAAGTTTTTGCTATCACAGAAGCTTTAGATAGAAGTGCTATTATTTCCATTGCTGATAAAAAAGGTCTTATAACAAAAGTAAATGAAGAGTTTTGTAATGTTTCTAAATACAAAGAAGAAGAATTATTAGGAAAAGACCACAAAATTGTAAACTCTGGACACCATCCAAAAGAGTTTTGGAAAGAGATGTGGAGAGATATTTCTAGAGGCAAAATGTGGCGTGCCGAAGTAAAAAATAAAGCTAAAGATGGGTCTTATTATTGGGTAGATACAGTTATAAATCCGATGCTGGGAAGTGATGGAAAAATAGAAAGTTATTTATCTATTCGTTATTTAATTACTGACCGAAAAGAGAAAGAATTTGAGGTTCAGCAACAGCACGAAGAGCTACAAGCAACTGAAGAAGAGCTACGTCAAAACTTAGAAGAGCTACAAGCTATTCAAGAACAAATGGAGCAAAGCAACCAACAAGTTTTTGCTATCACAGAAGCTCTTGATAGAAGTGCTATTATTTCCATTGCTGATAAAAAAGGTCTCATAACAAAGGTAAACGAAGCCTTTTGTGAAGTTTCAAAGTATAAAGAAGAAGAATTATTAGGAAAAGATCACAAAATTGTAAATTCTGGATACCATCCAAAAGAGTTTTGGAAAGAAATGTGGAGAGATATTTCTAGAGGCAAAATGTGGCGTGCCGAAGTAAAAAACAAAGCAAAAGATGGCTCATATTACTGGGTAGATACGGTTATCAATCCAATGCTGGGAAGTGATGGAAAAATAGAAAGTTATTTATCTATTCGTTATTTAATCACTGACCGTAAAGAAAAAGAACTTGAAGCCCAACAACAACAAGAAGAATTACAAGCTACAGAAGAAGAGTTACGTCAAAACTTAGAAGAGTTAAATGCTACTCAAGAGCAACTACAAGAAACGTTCTTATTGAATAAAGCTCAATTAGATGCCATTAGCACTAGCTTTGGTTACGTAGAGTTTGATTTGAATAAAAAAATAGTAAAAGTAAATCCAATTCTTGCTAAATGGACAGAGTTTTCAGAAGATGAGCTTATCGGACTTTCACATAAAGGTCTTCTTCCTAAAGATGAAGAAACAGAAAGCTATTTCAAAGAACTGTGGAGTAAGTTAGAGAAAGGAGAAACAGTTAGTGGAGTGTTCAGACGTAAAACAAAATCTGATAAGGATTTATGGATTTTTGGTGCATATTGTCCTGTAACAAATGATAAAGGAGAGGTAATAAGAGTTATCAAAATTGCTTCTAATTATAATGAGCAGAAAAAAGCTGAAATCGAAATTCAATCTCAACAAGAAGAATTACAAGCTACAGAAGAAGAGTTACGTCAAAACTTAGAAGAATTAAATGCTACTCAAGAGCAACTACAAGAAACGTTCTTATTGAATAAAGCTCAATTAGATGCCATTAGCACTAGCTTTGGTTACGTAGAATTTGATTTGAATAAAAAAATAGTAAAAGTAAATCCAATTCTTGCTAAATGGACAGAGTTTTCAGAAGATGAGCTTATCGGACTTTCACATAAAGAACTCTTGCCACAAGATGAAGCAACAGAAAGCTATTTTAAAGATCTTTGGAAACAACTCAAAAATGGAGAGACTGTAAGTGGAGTATTCAGACGCAAAACAAAATCTGATAAGGATTTATGGATTTTTGGTGCATACTGCCCTGTAACAAATGATAAAGGAGAGGTAATAAGAGTTATCAAAATTGCTTCTAATTATAATGAGCAGAAAAAAGCTGAAATCGAAATTCAGTCTCAACAAGAGGAACTCAGAGCTACTGAAGAAGAATTAAGACAAAACTTAGAGGAACTTAGCGCAACACAAGAAGAGTTACAAAATCAAAAAGAAAAAATTGAGGAAGAAGGAGTGTATCGTAAAGCCATCTTAGAAAATGCACCCATGATGCTCATCTCAACAGATACAAAAGGCATTATTACCAGTTTTAATTCTCTTGCAGAAGAACTCTTAGAATATGATGCTGAAAAAGTAGTAGGAAAGGTTTCACCAGCTATTTTTCATGACAAACATGAAGTTGCCGTTTATGCAAAAGAACTTTCAGAAGAGTTAGAGGAAGAAATTCCTTTAGGTTTTGAAGTATTTACAGCAAAGGCTGATAGAGGTTTAACGACAGCAAAAGAATGGACATATATTTCAAAGAATGGCAAAACATTTCCTGTGGAACTTCATTTGAGTGCTATCAAGAATGACAAAACAGGAGAAACTATTGGCTATCTTGGAATGGCGCAAGACATTACAGAGCGAAAAGAAGCCGAAAAAGAACTTGATAAACTCTCTGTGGTGGCTAGAGAAACAAGCAACGCTATTGTCATTACAGATGGAGAAGGTTATACCACTTGGGTTAATGAAGGCTTTACTCGTACAACAGGATATACCTTACCCGAAATTATTGGTAAAAAACCAGGAAGACTTCTACAAGGAAAAGGTACAAATTATGACCACGTAGTAGCCATTCGTGAAGGCTTACAATCCAAAAAACCATTTACGCAAGAAATACTTAATTATGACAAACAAGGTAAGCAGTATTGGCTAGAACTCAATATTACTCCAGTAATTGATGATATAACAGGGAAAGTAACCCAGTTTATTGGTATAGAAACGGATGTAACCAAACGCAAAAAAGATGAAGAAGCTCTCAAACGCTTATCTGTAGTGGCAAGCGAAACAAGCAACGCTGTCGTAATCACAGATGCTGAAGGTTATATCACTTGGGTAAATGAAGGGTTTTTAAGGGTAACCGAATACTCTCTCTCAGAGGTAATTGGTAAAAAACCAGGAAAACTCCTACAAGGAAGAGATACTGATAGAGAACATGTGTTGGCAATACGAGAAGGATTAAAATCTAAAAAACCATTCACACAAGAAATCTTAAACTATACTAAATATGGCAAGGCATATTGGTTAGAACTCAATATTACGCCTGTATTTGATGAAAAAACAGGAGAAGTCATACAGTTTGTAGGAATAGAAAATGATATTACAGATAGAAAAACTGCTGAAAATCTGATTTTAGAAAAAAATAGTGCGCTACAAGCATCAGAAGAAGAACTACGCCAAAACTTAGAAGAACTCCAAACCACACAAGAAGAACTTCAACGCCAAAAAATAGAAGTAGAAAGAACACTTAGAGAACTTAAAAGTACGCAAAGCCAACTTATTCATAGCGAAAAAATGGCTACTTTAGGGCAGCTAGTTGCTAATATTGCACATGAAATAAATACACCTCTAGGAGCTATTCGTTCGTCAGCAGGTGGGATTGAGCAAACACTTACTGAAACACTACCTGTTTTGCCAGAGTTTTTGAGTGCCTTACCAAAAGATGAACTCAAAATTTTTAATAAAGCTGTTAAATTTTCTGCTGAAAGCAATGTAGCACTTTCTTCAAGAGAGCAAAGAGCATTGAAGTATGACCTAATCGAAACACTAGGGTCTCATAAAAACATAGAATACCCAAATCGTTTTGCTGATTTACTGGTTGATAGTGGAATTTATAAGGATAGCCCAATGGTAAAAAACATTCTCAAAACCAAAAATCCTTATAGTTTACTTCAAACTATTCATCATATTTCATCTATCATTAGAAGTAACCAGACCATTCAAATGGCAACCGAAAGAGCTTCTAAGATTATTTTTGCACTCAAAAACTTTTCTCATCAAGACCAAAACGGTGTAAAAACAAAAATGGATGTAAATAAAAGTGTTGAGAATACACTAATACTTTATCACAATCAAATAAAACATGGTATTGATGTCCAAAAAGACTTGAACGACTTACCTGAAATAATGGGTTATCCTGATGAGTTGGTTCAAGTTTGGACAAACCTTATTCATAATGCTATACAAGCAATGAAAAACGAAGGTACACTTACATTAAAGTCAGAGAAAAAAGGAACAAACATTTTGGTAACTATTGGTGATACAGGGACAGGAATACCAAAAGACGCACAAGGTCGTGTCTTTGATGCCTTTTTTACCACAAAAAAAGCAGGAGAAGGAAGTGGACTTGGGCTAGATATTGTCAAAAAAATAGTAGAAAAACACAACGGCAAGATTTGGTTTGAGAGCAAGGAAGGAAAAGGAACTACCTTCTTTGTAGAAATTCCTTTATAA